The Armatimonadota bacterium genome includes a window with the following:
- a CDS encoding polyphosphate kinase 2, which translates to MKKNRTRARMEQAGGRLDKNFYQQELSRLHFELVKMQYWVKHTGARVVLLFEGRDAAGKGGVIKRIMEPLNPRGVRLVALGKPSDTERTQWYFQRYVAHLPSAGEIVIFDRSWYNRAVVERVMGFCTEEEYWEFLVSCPDFERMLVRSGILLLKYWISVSDAEQERRFQERASNPMKLWKLSEVDIQAREKWVEFSKAKDVMMEHTDIPEARWHQVDGDDKLRARLNCIRHILEQVPYEDVLPEPVRLAPRPKPDVHYLRPPRHAHLIVPDYYADTASQAA; encoded by the coding sequence ATGAAAAAGAATCGTACGCGGGCGAGAATGGAGCAAGCGGGAGGCCGTCTGGACAAAAACTTCTACCAGCAAGAACTCAGCCGGTTGCACTTCGAGCTCGTCAAAATGCAGTACTGGGTGAAGCACACCGGCGCGCGGGTGGTCCTGCTGTTCGAGGGGCGTGACGCAGCTGGCAAGGGGGGTGTCATCAAACGGATAATGGAACCTCTAAACCCGCGCGGAGTGCGTTTGGTGGCGCTAGGCAAACCGTCGGACACTGAGCGGACGCAGTGGTACTTCCAGCGATATGTAGCGCACCTTCCCTCGGCGGGTGAGATCGTCATCTTCGACCGCAGCTGGTACAACCGCGCCGTTGTGGAGCGTGTGATGGGATTCTGCACGGAGGAGGAGTACTGGGAATTCCTGGTCAGCTGCCCGGACTTCGAGCGAATGCTGGTGCGTTCGGGGATCCTGCTGCTGAAATACTGGATCTCCGTCTCGGACGCGGAGCAGGAGCGCCGCTTTCAGGAACGCGCATCGAACCCCATGAAACTGTGGAAGTTGAGCGAGGTGGACATCCAGGCTCGCGAGAAGTGGGTGGAGTTCTCAAAGGCCAAGGATGTCATGATGGAGCATACGGACATCCCCGAAGCCCGATGGCACCAGGTGGATGGCGACGATAAGCTTCGCGCCAGGCTCAACTGCATCCGGCACATCCTGGAACAGGTACCCTATGAGGATGTGCTGCCCGAGCCGGTCCGGCTGGCTCCCCGCCCGAAGCCGGACGTTCACTACCTTCGGCCGCCGCGACACGCGCACCTGATCGTTCCGGATTACTACGCCGATACCGCGTCCCAGGCGGCGTGA
- the cysS gene encoding cysteine--tRNA ligase translates to MSLRVFNTLTRTKEEFFPLTPGYVGMYCCGPTVYDHAHIGHAKLYVAMDMVVRYLRHTGYRVRYVMNITDVGHLTDDADSGEDKVARRAAAERVDPMELVETYTRSFFEDMDALKVQRPNIAPRASAHIPEQIEMVRQLLEKGFAYEVDGAVYFDVTRAPEYGKLSGRRLEDLEAGARVDVDPNKRNPGDFLLWRPAAPGHILRWPSPWGWGYPGWHLECSAMARRYLGETFDIHGGGLENIFPHNEDEVAQSEAANGCPFARYWIHVNSLTVGGQKMGKSLGNAIYIKDALKRWTPEGIRFFILSTHYRSVLDVTDDALAAAEAGVRRLNTALRLAEEAVAAGRDGQAGLGDAVAEARQRFHEAMDDDFNTASAIAALFDLARDVNSGLASGTGVRLEDLKAAVATLRTLAGDVLGLVREGTAEADQELTRDLMEILISLRSTLRARRDFALADEIRDRLAAAGIELEDRPGETVWRRRT, encoded by the coding sequence TTGTCTCTCAGGGTTTTCAACACCCTCACCCGCACCAAAGAGGAATTCTTCCCGCTGACGCCTGGCTACGTCGGGATGTACTGTTGCGGCCCCACCGTATATGATCATGCCCATATCGGCCACGCCAAGCTCTATGTGGCCATGGATATGGTGGTGCGCTATCTGCGCCACACGGGCTACCGCGTTCGTTACGTGATGAACATCACGGATGTGGGGCACCTGACGGATGACGCCGACAGCGGTGAGGACAAGGTCGCCCGGCGCGCTGCCGCAGAGCGGGTGGATCCCATGGAACTGGTGGAGACCTACACCCGCAGCTTTTTCGAGGACATGGATGCCCTGAAGGTCCAGCGTCCCAACATCGCACCTCGCGCCAGCGCCCATATCCCGGAGCAGATCGAGATGGTCCGCCAACTCCTGGAAAAGGGTTTCGCATATGAGGTGGACGGGGCGGTCTACTTCGATGTCACCCGCGCGCCGGAATACGGAAAGCTGTCGGGCCGGCGGCTGGAGGATCTGGAGGCCGGTGCGAGGGTGGATGTGGATCCCAATAAACGAAACCCGGGCGATTTTCTTCTATGGCGCCCTGCGGCTCCCGGGCACATCCTGCGCTGGCCATCTCCCTGGGGATGGGGCTATCCCGGATGGCATCTGGAGTGCTCCGCGATGGCGCGCCGCTATCTGGGCGAGACTTTCGACATCCACGGAGGGGGGCTTGAGAACATTTTCCCGCATAACGAGGATGAGGTAGCGCAGAGCGAGGCGGCCAACGGATGCCCCTTCGCTCGCTACTGGATCCACGTGAACTCCCTAACGGTGGGCGGGCAGAAGATGGGGAAATCCCTCGGGAATGCCATCTATATCAAGGATGCTCTGAAGCGCTGGACCCCTGAAGGAATTCGTTTCTTCATTCTTTCCACCCATTACCGCAGCGTGCTGGACGTGACAGACGATGCCCTGGCGGCGGCCGAAGCGGGTGTGCGTCGGTTGAACACGGCCCTGCGCCTGGCGGAAGAAGCCGTTGCGGCCGGGAGGGACGGGCAGGCGGGCCTCGGAGACGCCGTGGCAGAGGCCAGACAGCGGTTCCACGAGGCGATGGACGACGACTTCAACACCGCTTCCGCCATCGCTGCACTGTTCGATCTCGCACGCGACGTGAACTCTGGGCTGGCTTCGGGAACCGGGGTGCGTCTGGAAGACTTGAAAGCAGCGGTGGCCACACTCCGGACCCTGGCGGGCGATGTGCTGGGTCTGGTGCGGGAGGGCACTGCGGAGGCGGATCAGGAACTGACCCGTGACCTGATGGAAATTCTCATTTCACTGCGCTCCACCCTGCGCGCCCGGAGGGATTTCGCTCTGGCGGATGAGATCCGCGACAGGCTTGCGGCCGCCGGAATCGAGCTGGAGGATCGTCCCGGTGAGACCGTCTGGCGACGGCGGACCTGA